The Micromonospora sp. NBC_00421 genome contains a region encoding:
- the gabT gene encoding 4-aminobutyrate--2-oxoglutarate transaminase, whose amino-acid sequence MVSSAELHRRRGAAVARGVGSVISSYVDTASGGTIVDVEGREWIDFAAGIAVTSVGNSAPRVVEAVRAQVERFTHTCFMVAPYESYVAVCEQLNALTPGTFEKRSALFNSGAEAVENAVKVARHATGRQAVVVFDHAYHGRTNLTMALTAKNMPYKHRFGPFAGEIHRVPMSYPLRDGGLSGAEAAARAIDTIEKQVGAENVAALLIEPIQGEGGFVVPAAGFLPAMRQWATAAGVVFVADEIQTGFCRTGDWFACDHERVVPDLVTLAKGIAGGLPLAAVTGRAELMDAVHVGGLGGTYGGNPIACAAALASIETMRELDLAAAARRIGSVLADRLRAIAARDPRIAEIRGRGAMLAVELVRPGTLVPDPAAASAVSAACHAARLLTLTCGTYGNVLRFLPPLVISDDELARGLDILDAAFG is encoded by the coding sequence ATGGTCTCCAGCGCGGAGCTGCACCGGCGGCGGGGTGCTGCGGTGGCCCGGGGTGTCGGCAGTGTGATCAGTTCCTACGTGGACACCGCGAGCGGCGGCACCATCGTCGACGTCGAGGGGCGGGAGTGGATCGACTTCGCCGCCGGCATCGCGGTCACCAGCGTCGGCAACTCCGCACCGCGGGTGGTCGAGGCGGTACGGGCGCAGGTCGAGCGGTTCACCCACACCTGCTTCATGGTCGCGCCGTACGAGTCGTACGTGGCGGTCTGTGAACAGCTCAACGCGTTGACCCCGGGCACCTTCGAGAAGCGTTCCGCGCTGTTCAACTCCGGTGCCGAGGCGGTGGAGAACGCCGTGAAGGTCGCCCGGCACGCCACCGGGCGGCAGGCGGTGGTGGTCTTCGACCATGCGTACCACGGCCGGACCAACCTGACCATGGCGTTGACCGCGAAGAACATGCCGTACAAGCACCGGTTCGGGCCGTTCGCCGGGGAGATCCACCGGGTGCCGATGTCGTACCCGCTGCGCGACGGTGGGCTGTCCGGGGCCGAGGCGGCGGCCCGGGCGATCGACACGATCGAGAAGCAGGTCGGGGCGGAGAACGTGGCCGCGCTGCTGATCGAGCCGATCCAGGGCGAGGGCGGTTTCGTCGTACCGGCGGCGGGTTTCCTGCCGGCGATGCGCCAGTGGGCGACGGCGGCCGGGGTGGTGTTCGTCGCCGACGAGATCCAGACCGGTTTCTGCCGTACCGGGGACTGGTTCGCCTGCGACCACGAGCGGGTCGTGCCGGATCTGGTCACCCTGGCCAAGGGCATCGCCGGCGGGCTGCCGCTGGCGGCGGTGACCGGCCGGGCGGAGCTGATGGACGCGGTGCACGTCGGTGGCCTCGGCGGCACCTACGGCGGCAACCCGATCGCCTGCGCGGCGGCGCTGGCGAGCATCGAGACGATGCGGGAGCTGGACCTGGCCGCCGCCGCCCGGCGGATCGGGTCGGTGCTCGCCGACCGGTTGCGTGCCATCGCCGCCCGCGACCCCCGGATCGCCGAAATACGCGGCCGGGGCGCGATGCTGGCCGTGGAGCTGGTCCGGCCGGGCACCCTGGTCCCGGACCCGGCCGCCGCCAGCGCCGTCTCGGCGGCCTGTCACGCGGCCCGCCTGCTCACCCTCACCTGCGGCACCTACGGCAACGTGCTGCGGTTCCTGCCGCCGCTGGTGATCTCCGACGACGAGCTGGCCCGTGGCCTGGACATCCTGGACGCCGCCTTCGGCTGA
- a CDS encoding gamma-aminobutyraldehyde dehydrogenase, which translates to MSDQQQLRNFVDGAYVDPVDGGYADLIDPCTGDVFAQAPVSGTADVDAAMRAAATAFETWRDTTPAERQRAMLKLADAVESRAAELVDAEVRNTGKPRQLTAEEELPPAVDQFRFFAGAARLLEGRSAGEYLAGHTSYVRREPIGVCAQVTPWNYPLMMAVWKIAPALAAGNTVVLKPSDTTPVSTLLLAEIAAEFFPPGVFNVVCGDRDTGRTLVAHPTPQLVSITGSTRAGMEVASAAAPDLKRTHLELGGKAPVVVFDDADVAAAAEAIAMGGYFNAGQDCTAATRVLVGPGVHDDFVSALAEQARNTRTGGPDDADVLYGPLNNANQLARVSGFVDRLPDHAELHTGGARVGGRGYFYSPTVVSGVRQADEIIQQEVFGPVITVQRFDDEDEAVRWANGVDYGLSASVWTKDHGRAMRMTRRLDFGCVWVNTHIPFVSEMPHGGFKHSGHGKDLSVYSLEDYTRIKHVMHHIEG; encoded by the coding sequence ATGAGCGACCAGCAGCAGCTGCGCAACTTCGTCGACGGTGCGTACGTCGACCCGGTGGACGGCGGGTACGCCGACCTGATCGACCCCTGCACCGGTGACGTCTTCGCCCAGGCACCGGTCTCCGGAACGGCGGACGTGGACGCGGCGATGCGGGCCGCCGCCACCGCCTTCGAGACCTGGCGGGACACCACCCCGGCGGAGCGGCAGCGGGCGATGCTGAAGCTCGCCGACGCGGTGGAGTCCCGGGCCGCCGAGCTGGTCGACGCGGAGGTGCGCAACACCGGCAAGCCGCGTCAGCTCACCGCCGAGGAGGAGCTGCCACCGGCGGTGGACCAGTTCCGCTTCTTCGCCGGGGCGGCCCGACTGCTGGAGGGCCGCTCGGCCGGGGAGTACCTGGCGGGGCACACGTCGTACGTGCGACGGGAGCCGATCGGCGTCTGCGCGCAGGTCACCCCGTGGAACTACCCGCTGATGATGGCGGTCTGGAAGATCGCCCCGGCGTTGGCGGCCGGCAACACGGTGGTGTTGAAGCCGTCGGACACCACGCCGGTGTCGACGCTGCTGCTGGCCGAGATCGCCGCCGAGTTCTTCCCGCCGGGGGTGTTCAACGTGGTCTGTGGCGACCGGGACACCGGTCGTACCCTGGTGGCGCATCCGACCCCGCAGCTGGTGTCGATCACCGGCTCGACCCGGGCGGGCATGGAGGTCGCCTCCGCTGCCGCGCCGGATCTCAAGCGGACCCATCTTGAGCTGGGCGGAAAGGCCCCGGTGGTGGTCTTCGACGACGCGGACGTGGCGGCGGCGGCCGAGGCGATCGCGATGGGCGGCTACTTCAACGCCGGTCAGGACTGCACCGCGGCGACCCGGGTGCTTGTCGGTCCGGGCGTGCACGACGACTTCGTGTCGGCCCTCGCCGAGCAGGCCCGCAACACCAGGACCGGCGGCCCGGACGACGCGGACGTGCTCTACGGCCCACTGAACAACGCCAACCAGCTGGCCCGGGTCAGCGGCTTCGTCGACCGGTTGCCCGACCACGCCGAGCTGCACACCGGTGGCGCGCGGGTCGGTGGGCGCGGCTACTTCTACTCCCCCACCGTGGTCTCCGGGGTACGCCAGGCCGACGAGATCATCCAGCAGGAGGTGTTCGGCCCGGTCATCACCGTGCAGCGGTTCGACGACGAGGACGAGGCGGTGCGCTGGGCCAACGGCGTCGACTACGGCCTGTCCGCCTCGGTCTGGACGAAGGACCACGGCCGGGCGATGCGGATGACCCGCCGGCTCGACTTCGGCTGCGTCTGGGTGAACACCCACATCCCGTTCGTCTCGGAGATGCCACACGGGGGCTTCAAGCACTCCGGGCACGGCAAGGACCTGTCGGTCTACAGCCTGGAGGACTACACCCGGATCAAGCACGTCATGCACCACATCGAGGGCTGA
- a CDS encoding endonuclease domain-containing protein: MIVPVGGRVPQIRGVVVHQAVLPVPDPVLLAGLPCAPADRCAVDLARTVARLDALPLLDLCLRVGACHAEELAAELGRHARLRGVDQARQLVRLADPRSECRQESQLRLVLIDGGLPTPEPQIWVSDDAGFQRYRLDLGYRRSRVGIEYDGLSHLDRDRLDHDRTRMNWLAARGWRMRHFTARDLYHRPSHITTQIAELLRT; the protein is encoded by the coding sequence GTGATCGTGCCGGTCGGCGGGCGGGTGCCGCAGATTCGGGGCGTCGTGGTGCATCAGGCGGTGCTTCCCGTACCTGATCCGGTCCTGCTGGCCGGCCTCCCGTGCGCACCCGCGGACCGGTGCGCGGTGGACCTGGCCCGGACGGTCGCCCGGCTGGACGCACTGCCACTTCTCGACCTGTGCCTACGGGTGGGTGCCTGCCACGCTGAGGAACTGGCTGCCGAGCTTGGTCGGCACGCGCGGTTGCGGGGTGTCGACCAGGCGCGGCAGTTGGTGCGGCTCGCCGATCCCAGGTCGGAGTGCCGGCAGGAGAGCCAACTCCGGCTGGTCCTGATCGACGGCGGGCTGCCGACGCCAGAACCGCAGATCTGGGTGTCGGACGACGCGGGTTTCCAGCGCTACCGACTGGACCTCGGATACCGACGATCACGGGTCGGCATCGAGTACGACGGCCTGTCCCATCTCGACCGCGACCGCCTGGACCACGACCGTACCCGGATGAACTGGCTGGCCGCCCGCGGCTGGCGCATGCGCCACTTCACCGCCCGCGACCTCTACCACCGCCCCTCCCACATCACCACCCAGATAGCCGAACTCCTCCGAACCTGA